In Nanohaloarchaea archaeon SW_7_43_1, a single window of DNA contains:
- a CDS encoding molecular chaperone DnaK: MGKIIGIDLGTTRSAVASIENGEPKILENSEGERITPSIVAFDDGERLVGKPAKNQMLTNEEDTVNSIKRHMGEEHEVELGGEEYTPQQISSMILQKLKNDAEEKLGEDVEKAVITVPAHFDDTQRQATKDAGEIAGLEVERILNEPTAASLAYGLDDEKEQTVLVYDFGGGTFDVTVLEMGDGIYEVQSTEGDNDLGGDDFDQKIVEWVLEKFEEENNIDLSGNDEAMQRIRENAEEAKKELSSRKSTKINIPFIHQEDGETYNIDYELTRSKFEELVNELIQRTTDPTETAIQDAEIEKAEISEVILVGGTTRVPAVREHVQAITGQKPNKEVSPDEAVAEGAAVQAGSISGEMDDILLLDVAPLSLGVEVKGGLKETLIEKNTTIPAEESKTFTTAQNNQSMVTVHVVQGEREMAKDNKSLGQFNLEGIPPAPAGQPRIEVTFEIDADGILNVSAEEQESGEEASITIDDASRLDDEEIEDMKEEAEKHEEEDKRRRQFIEAKNQADSTISQAETQIEEHGDKVDDDSIIESVENAIEELEEEKEEAEEMDDLEEATEKIEEAIENLQEELQEIGKEIYGDQAGGPGAGGFDPSNMSEEDLKQAAQNMNMGGAPGNSGDDEVVDADYEEVDTGDEEEE; encoded by the coding sequence ATGGGAAAGATAATCGGTATTGACCTTGGAACAACTAGAAGCGCAGTAGCATCAATCGAAAATGGAGAACCAAAAATTCTGGAAAACTCGGAAGGAGAAAGGATAACACCTTCAATAGTGGCTTTCGACGATGGAGAGAGACTGGTTGGGAAACCGGCGAAAAACCAGATGCTGACCAACGAGGAGGACACGGTAAATTCTATTAAGCGACACATGGGAGAAGAACACGAGGTGGAGCTTGGAGGGGAGGAATATACTCCTCAGCAAATCTCATCAATGATTCTCCAGAAACTAAAAAACGATGCAGAGGAGAAGCTTGGAGAAGATGTCGAGAAAGCAGTTATCACCGTCCCAGCTCACTTCGACGATACACAGAGACAGGCAACAAAGGATGCCGGAGAGATCGCAGGACTTGAAGTTGAAAGGATACTGAACGAGCCTACCGCCGCTTCACTGGCATACGGACTTGATGACGAAAAGGAGCAGACGGTGCTTGTATATGACTTCGGTGGGGGAACATTCGACGTTACCGTACTTGAGATGGGTGACGGGATCTACGAAGTCCAATCAACAGAAGGAGATAACGATCTAGGAGGTGACGACTTCGACCAGAAAATCGTTGAATGGGTACTAGAAAAGTTCGAGGAAGAAAATAATATCGATCTATCCGGGAACGATGAAGCAATGCAGAGAATCCGGGAGAACGCGGAAGAAGCGAAGAAGGAGCTTTCATCCAGGAAGTCCACTAAGATAAACATACCTTTCATTCACCAGGAAGACGGGGAAACATATAATATAGATTACGAACTGACCCGTTCCAAGTTTGAAGAACTGGTAAACGAACTCATCCAGAGAACGACAGATCCTACCGAAACAGCGATACAGGACGCAGAAATCGAAAAAGCCGAGATAAGTGAGGTGATCCTCGTTGGAGGTACAACCAGAGTCCCGGCGGTAAGAGAACACGTCCAGGCAATCACAGGTCAGAAGCCAAACAAAGAGGTCAGTCCAGATGAAGCCGTAGCAGAAGGCGCAGCAGTCCAAGCCGGAAGCATCTCAGGTGAAATGGATGACATTCTACTGCTGGACGTAGCACCGCTATCCCTCGGAGTAGAAGTGAAGGGAGGATTGAAGGAGACACTTATTGAGAAAAACACCACTATCCCTGCAGAAGAGTCAAAGACCTTCACCACCGCACAGAACAACCAGTCAATGGTGACAGTCCATGTTGTCCAGGGTGAAAGAGAGATGGCAAAGGACAATAAATCACTTGGACAGTTCAACCTTGAGGGAATTCCGCCGGCGCCGGCCGGACAGCCAAGAATCGAAGTAACATTCGAGATTGACGCAGATGGAATACTGAACGTCTCAGCGGAAGAACAGGAGTCAGGGGAAGAAGCATCAATCACAATTGATGATGCCTCTAGATTAGATGATGAAGAAATAGAAGATATGAAGGAAGAAGCAGAGAAACACGAAGAAGAAGACAAGAGAAGAAGGCAGTTTATTGAGGCCAAGAACCAGGCTGACTCCACGATCAGTCAGGCAGAAACACAGATAGAAGAACACGGAGACAAAGTCGACGATGACTCAATCATCGAATCAGTAGAGAACGCAATTGAAGAACTGGAAGAGGAAAAAGAAGAAGCAGAAGAGATGGATGACCTGGAAGAAGCCACTGAGAAAATCGAAGAAGCAATCGAAAATCTCCAAGAAGAGCTACAGGAAATCGGTAAGGAAATCTACGGAGATCAGGCCGGAGGCCCCGGAGCAGGGGGCTTTGACCCAAGCAACATGAGCGAGGAAGACCTCAAACAAGCAGCCCAGAACATGAACATGGGCGGAGCACCAGGCAATTCTGGAGACGACGAGGTAGTTGATGCCGACTACGAAGAAGTAGATACTGGCGACGAAGAGGAGGAATAA
- the dnaJ gene encoding molecular chaperone DnaJ, whose product MTKKYYKLLGVSEDSSQDEIKKAYRKKAKKYHPDSNSDTADEEKFKKINKAYDVLSDEDKRKKYDRFGEQGVEGHAGRGQRRAASNFQDIFEQIFGGGGIGGRERNQGNHLKMQTSITLEEAYKGVEKTFEVDRKVKCSNCDGTGAENKNSSTCSRCSGRGKVEQVQRTPLGRARSVTECPKCDGRGEIPETKCSECNGNGLKEKENKITVDIPPGVKDGQRLRMSGEGNRSVSGESGDLFLYINLEEHEIYERKNEDLFTTLTVGIGDAALGTKVELEHPDSDIQLDIPKGTQPGQVLRIQGKGMPTQRRMRNKGDLYVKIDVHVPEKLTEEQREVLEEMRLEGEKDKTFFETVKDFIS is encoded by the coding sequence TTGACAAAAAAATATTACAAGCTTCTCGGCGTGAGCGAAGACTCCTCTCAGGACGAGATAAAGAAGGCCTATCGTAAAAAGGCCAAAAAGTATCACCCTGATTCTAACTCTGATACTGCGGACGAGGAGAAGTTCAAGAAGATAAATAAGGCATACGATGTTCTTTCGGATGAGGATAAGAGAAAGAAATACGATCGGTTCGGAGAACAAGGAGTAGAAGGTCATGCCGGCAGAGGTCAGCGCCGAGCTGCTTCCAACTTTCAGGATATTTTCGAGCAGATATTCGGCGGAGGAGGAATCGGTGGCCGAGAGAGGAATCAAGGAAACCATCTCAAGATGCAGACTAGTATAACGCTGGAAGAAGCGTATAAAGGGGTTGAGAAAACCTTTGAAGTCGATCGAAAAGTAAAATGTTCTAACTGTGACGGCACGGGAGCCGAAAACAAAAACAGTTCAACATGCTCCAGATGCTCAGGAAGAGGAAAGGTAGAACAGGTCCAGAGAACTCCGCTGGGTAGAGCAAGGTCGGTGACCGAATGCCCCAAATGTGATGGGAGGGGAGAAATACCGGAAACAAAGTGCTCTGAATGCAACGGAAACGGATTGAAGGAAAAGGAAAATAAGATAACAGTGGATATACCTCCTGGAGTGAAAGACGGTCAAAGGCTCAGAATGTCCGGTGAGGGGAACAGATCAGTCTCCGGTGAAAGCGGTGACTTATTTCTCTACATTAATCTTGAGGAACACGAAATCTACGAGAGAAAGAATGAGGACCTCTTCACAACTTTAACGGTAGGGATTGGGGATGCCGCGCTCGGGACAAAAGTAGAACTCGAACACCCGGACTCAGATATACAGCTTGATATCCCTAAAGGCACACAACCCGGTCAGGTGTTGCGGATCCAGGGCAAAGGTATGCCCACACAGAGAAGAATGAGAAACAAAGGAGACCTCTATGTCAAAATAGATGTTCACGTTCCGGAAAAATTAACGGAAGAGCAGAGAGAGGTTCTTGAGGAAATGAGGTTAGAAGGAGAGAAAGATAAAACCTTCTTTGAGACTGTTAAGGACTTTATCAGCTGA